The region GTTTACCAGCGGTAGGACCAGCGGGCTAGACAAACCCACTCCCAGCACCAGCCGCTCTGCTCGGTTCAGCTTTGCTGCTGCTTAAGATTCAGAACCCCTCCTGCACCTCCATGGGCGCCCCGGGAGAAGCAGGGCCCAGAGCAGCGTCTCCAGCTGGGACGTCCCAGGGGTGATGAGGTCTACGGGGCTTTTGCATTTTCATCTGCATGTCGATGGTGATGTCCACCAGCGTCACCACCTCCATGTGATAAAACACGACTTTTCTTTGGTAGCATTCATTTCTGACTGAAGTATTTTTGTATAGGCCCAGGTAAGAACTCACTTCTCTTCAAGCTGCCCACGAATATAttcagtggggggggggggtccccgGGGCTCCCAGAGATCTTTATAAAAGGAGGGGTTTGCACAGGACTCAGCATGAGTCTTACCTTGAGCTTGTCGAGGTAGGTGTGCTCCTGGTTCCAAGGCTCCTGGAACCTGACGAGGTCAGGGGCGCCCTTGTAGAACTCTACCAGCAGCATCTAAGGAACGGTGGGGCAGGTGAGCCCCTGCGACCGCACTTCCCGGGCCAGGCACTCAGGATACATTAGCGAGTGGGACAGACACTGCTGCCACCCCTCGGGGGGCCTCTAGTCTAATGCAGTGTGGCATGTAGACGTTACCCAGGTCCTGAAGAAATTAGGGGCTTGGCAGGAGGGCCCCCTGGAGGGGGAGACAACTTCTGCAGAAGCAGCAGGCACACTGAATGTGATTCTTTATACCTGCCCCGGTCCTGACATGGCTCCACGGTTTAGCCTTAGCCAGAGCAGTAACATCAGTGAAGTCACAGGTGTGACGAACTAGCTCCGTTTGTTTACGTGCCTGCTCGCTATTCGTCCGAGTAACACCTGAGGTTCTCACgtgtccccacttggagaatcccTGGCAGCTGCGGAGGCCCAAGGTGGGAGCGTCCCTAGCATGTTCCAGAACAGCCAGGAGGGCGAGGGGGGAGAGGTAGGAGGGGCTGAGGCAAGGATCTGGGACTTGATCCTAAGAGCCCGTGATTTTCAGGAGCGGAAGAGGAGCCTGACTGGGCCCTGATGTGGCCCGTTCAGCCAGCGCTTCCCAAGTCCTACAGTGTCATGTCCATCCAGCTGGGCGCCCTCATCTCCCACCTGCTCCTCCCAgggcacccaccccacccccacccacctcaCGCGGCAGTGAACTCACCATCTCATGAAGGACGTCATTAGTCAGGAAGCCATCCTGGACGTAGGCCATTTCCACGTCCATGGGGATGCCATAGTCACTGGGCCTTTGCTGGCAGAGACACATGGCAGTCACCACTAGCTACCCCCAACCCGGCCCCCCTCCAAGATGGCAGAGCACAGCAGGAAGTGCCCAGGGCTGGGAGTCAGAGAATTGATACTGCAGGCCTGGCTCCGCACTCAGATCAGATCCAGAGCCGCGCGAGACCTTAAAGGAACCCAGCAATGCGACCAGGGAGGCAGGGTGGCAcccaccccaccacacacacaggaGTGGCCATGGCTCCGGAATTCCTTTCTAAAGCTGATTTCTGACCCCGAGATGGACTTGGGGAATGAAACCAGACAGGGCTCAGGAAGGAGGCTACCTTGGTGCAAAAGCAGCATGCTACAGGTAGAGCACCCACCTTTTCAACAGTCCTCACACCCACAGCCTCAGAGCAATGATtttgttcccatttcacagatgagagcaGACCCCAGCTCCCCAGATGAGCCCGGAACCAGAGTACTGGCTTCCTGCGGCTAACAAGGCCTCCTGACCCCTCCCACACCCACACAGGGCCCCGCCCACGCCTCCCAGCCCTAGGCCTCCCCCCAGCAGCCCCGCCTACCTCAGGGGGCGGCATCACCCAGAAGGGCGAGATCTTGGACTCTGGGCCCGGGTTACCAGAGTAgtaaggggctgggggaggagagagagagaaggggctggGCATGGAGGCGCGGTGGCCCTCTGGGGCCCCACGCCCGCCCCTTCCCGGGACTCACAGCAGAGCAGGGCGAGGCAGGGCTGGAAGCCATTGCTGGAGCCCTGCAGCCGCAGCTGGTAGTCCATCTGTGCGTCGATGTCCTGCAGCGACGGCAGGGCCGGGCTGTACGGGTGGCTATGGTACCAGCCTACCAGGGACAGGCCCCGCAGGAGCAGGCTCTGGTAAATCTGGGGGCAGAGACGCACGGGGCCGGGGGCTGTAGCAGCCCTAGTGCGCTCACGTGCCTGGCACCCATCCAGCCCCACGCGGCCAGCATTTAATGAGCGCCTGCTGTGTACCAGGCCTGAGGGCACAGCAGTGACGCAGACACACCCTGCTCCACCCTCAGCGAGTccagtgggggggtgggggacagtcaACAAATAACGTTAAAAAGTTGCTGCTacattccctggcggtccagtggttaggactccacgctttcactgcccgGGGCCtggtgttcaatccctggtcggggaactaagatcccgcaagccaagtGGTGCGAcctcccccaaaaaaacaaagatgctCCTCACATAAATCTAAGATAAAAGGTtattttgctcactgctgtatccttaGCTCAAGGAACAATTCCCGGCACATAGTAGGCGCTCAATCAATAGTTACATCAAGAGATAGggtaaagagaaaggaagaagtgggCGGAGAAACATGTGCGCGCCCAATCCACACGCATTCTGTGCCCTGTGACAAGGTGAGTGTGGAGCGCAGGCGCGTACTAAGCACCCTATGAAAACATTAAGGACGGCAGCTAATACTTATCGGGCCTTTACCAGGTGCCAGACAGGCTCAGAGGGGAAGGGGCCGGCGGCGCGTCTGTACAGAAGGAAGTATGAGGGTGGGGGTCACAGGTGAGGGGACCGGAGGTCACACACACCCATTTGCACCCTTGCTGAGTGGCGACACGGTGCTAGGCGCCAAGACGCGGTAGCCAGGACAGCTGTGTCCACGCCAGCCCTCCCCAGAACGCCGAGTCACCGTGCGCCCCCTCACCTCCTCTTCCATGGCGGCCGCGGTATCCGCGTCCCCCAGCCGGCTCCGACAGGGGAAGGCTCTCAGCACCGTGAGCACTGCACGGAGGCGGGAGAAGGCGTGGACATCGACCCCAGCCCCAAACACCCCCCTGCCCACAGGCCCCAAATACCCACTCTGACTGTTGATGTCCCAGCGGCCGCCCAGGTACCCCACGACCTGGCTGCGGGTCAGGTGGCTGTGGAagtcctggggaggggagggacaatGGAAGACCCGCTCAGACTGCGCACCGCCGCCCCAAGGCCGTCCTGAGGGCCAGGGCCCTTGCGTTGTGACGGGGTCAGCCCACCCACCTCCTTCTTCATTCAGACAttgattgagtgcctactgttcACCGGTAGTGAACAGAGCAGACAAggtctctgctctcatggagccaACCTTCCAGGGATCctctggtggggggtggggtggggggacacccCCTGCCCAGGCCTGAGAGCCCCTGACCCCTAAGGGGCAAAGTAGGAGCTGGGCACACACCAGCAGGAACAGCACGTTGCTAGAGATGGCCACGTTGAACGGCTGGAACTTGTTGATAGCTGCGAAGGATGTTACTTCCACCAGGGTGTGCGGGTTCCTGAAGGAGCCAGGAGGGTTCCACAGCCTCAGGAACCCCCAGGCCCTTTCCTCACCCCCACGCTGGCTCCCCAGCTGCCCACATCCAGCTCGGACCTGAGGTCTTGTCTCCACCCTACCCCTGCCTTTGTTCCCCATACACCGGCAAGAGCTCACACCGATGGGGGTGAGGGTCCCGGCAGGCATGGGGTATATCTGACCTGGCAGAGTCTCGACTACCCAGCATGCAGTAGCGCACAGGCACCCGGATCTTGTTTTCCACCCTTTTCCCTGGGGGCGTGGCCTCTGCGGGGTTGGggggtaagagaaaaaaaaaaaggcagcgtCAGTTCCTTCCCCAGCCAGAAACTGGAAAATGAAGACCAggcagccggagaaagaaaaaacaaaaaacaaaaaaaaccattcCAGGGGCAGCCTTAAAAATCAGGCAGGTGGACTGGGAAATCAGGCGGCAGGTTAACAAATCAGGCAGAAGAGATTTAAAAACTCAGATGAAGGGCTCAGGAAGTCAGGTGAGGACCAGGCAACGGGTCAAAGAAATCAGGCGGCAGGGCTAGAAATCAGGCAACAGGGCAAAGAAATCCTACGGGGGAGCAAGGAAATCAGGCGGCATGGTGAAGAAATCCGGCAGCAGATAAAGAAACTGGGCAGTGGGACCAAGAAATGTAGTATTAGAGCTTAAAGAAGTCAGGCAGTGAGAGTGAAATTAGGCAACGGGGGCTGGGAAGTCAGCCAGGCATCTTGGGGGctctaaggaaaagaaaggccAGACttgcccccagcctcctcccccacctgAGTTCCGTCggcctcctgcccttcctccctccctcctccccccacctctcaccAGGGTGGACAGGCTCCGAGGGGCCCTTCACCGGTGGTCTCCGACTCTTGTCCTCCGCTGAGGCTCCTGTCAgaacctcctcctcctcttcctccatcattagctcctcctcctctccttcgcTGGCCGGGCTCTGGCGGGGTCGGGGTTGGGGGGACAGCGACGGGACTTTCAGCTGGCTGCTCCCTACCCTCCCGGCAAGTTCCACAGAGACCTCTGGCTGGCCTGAGCCTTCGGTTCCTGTCGTTGCCCCAGGTGCCCACTAGAGGGAGGGAGTGAGCAGAAACAAT is a window of Globicephala melas chromosome 3, mGloMel1.2, whole genome shotgun sequence DNA encoding:
- the MPND gene encoding MPN domain-containing protein isoform X1, with amino-acid sequence MEGGLRPQFSEWSRRIEPPPLSPACASRRPDFPRSLLLTRPPAAANGWGASRSGQSRVTCREESTRGALGVWLSGHGSLLLPAAPESLSPAGGAGEEAPDEDEAEAEDSERPGASGGARGGGGGGGGGAGPGSCGGPGGALTRRAVTLRVLLKDALLEPGAGVLSIYYLGKKFVGDLQPDGRIVWQETGQVFNSPSAWATHCKKLVNPAKKSGCGWASVKYKGQKLDKYKAAWLRRNQLHIPAAAADEWAPGATTGTEGSGQPEVSVELAGRVGSSQLKVPSLSPQPRPRQSPASEGEEEELMMEEEEEEVLTGASAEDKSRRPPVKGPSEPVHPEATPPGKRVENKIRVPVRYCMLGSRDSARNPHTLVEVTSFAAINKFQPFNVAISSNVLFLLDFHSHLTRSQVVGYLGGRWDINSQSGYLGPVGRGVFGAGVDVHAFSRLRAVLTVLRAFPCRSRLGDADTAAAMEEEIYQSLLLRGLSLVGWYHSHPYSPALPSLQDIDAQMDYQLRLQGSSNGFQPCLALLCSPYYSGNPGPESKISPFWVMPPPEQRPSDYGIPMDVEMAYVQDGFLTNDVLHEMMLLVEFYKGAPDLVRFQEPWNQEHTYLDKLKISLASRTPKDQGLCHVLEQVYSVLRQGS
- the MPND gene encoding MPN domain-containing protein isoform X2 — protein: MEGGLRPQFSEWSRRIEPPPLSPACASRRPDFPRSLLLTRPPAAANGWGASRSGQSRVTCREESTRGALGVWLSGHGSLLLPAAPESLSPAGGAGEEAPDEDEAEAEDSERPGASGGARGGGGGGGGGAGPGSCGGPGGALTRRAVTLRVLLKDALLEPGAGVLSIYYLGKKFVGDLQPDGRIVWQETGQVFNSPSAWATHCKKLVNPAKKSGCGWASVKYKGQKLDKYKAAWLRRNQLHIPAAAADEWAPGATTGTEGSGQPEVSVELAGRVGSSQLKVPSLSPQPRPRQSPASEGEEEELMMEEEEEEVLTGASAEDKSRRPPVKGPSEPVHPEATPPGKRVENKIRVPVRYCMLGSRDSARNPHTLVEVTSFAAINKFQPFNVAISSNVLFLLDFHSHLTRSQVVGYLGGRWDINSQMLTVLRAFPCRSRLGDADTAAAMEEEIYQSLLLRGLSLVGWYHSHPYSPALPSLQDIDAQMDYQLRLQGSSNGFQPCLALLCSPYYSGNPGPESKISPFWVMPPPEQRPSDYGIPMDVEMAYVQDGFLTNDVLHEMMLLVEFYKGAPDLVRFQEPWNQEHTYLDKLKISLASRTPKDQGLCHVLEQVYSVLRQGS
- the MPND gene encoding MPN domain-containing protein isoform X4, yielding MAAPESLSPAGGAGEEAPDEDEAEAEDSERPGASGGARGGGGGGGGGAGPGSCGGPGGALTRRAVTLRVLLKDALLEPGAGVLSIYYLGKKFVGDLQPDGRIVWQETGQVFNSPSAWATHCKKLVNPAKKSGCGWASVKYKGQKLDKYKAAWLRRNQLHIPAAAADEWAPGATTGTEGSGQPEVSVELAGRVGSSQLKVPSLSPQPRPRQSPASEGEEEELMMEEEEEEVLTGASAEDKSRRPPVKGPSEPVHPEATPPGKRVENKIRVPVRYCMLGSRDSARNPHTLVEVTSFAAINKFQPFNVAISSNVLFLLDFHSHLTRSQVVGYLGGRWDINSQSGYLGPVGRGVFGAGVDVHAFSRLRAVLTVLRAFPCRSRLGDADTAAAMEEEIYQSLLLRGLSLVGWYHSHPYSPALPSLQDIDAQMDYQLRLQGSSNGFQPCLALLCSPYYSGNPGPESKISPFWVMPPPEQRPSDYGIPMDVEMAYVQDGFLTNDVLHEMMLLVEFYKGAPDLVRFQEPWNQEHTYLDKLKISLASRTPKDQGLCHVLEQVYSVLRQGS
- the MPND gene encoding MPN domain-containing protein isoform X3; amino-acid sequence: MEGGLRPQFSEWSRRIEPPPLSPACASRRPDFPRSLLLTRPPAAANGWGASRSGQSRVTCREESTRGALGVWLSGHGSLLLPAAPESLSPAGGAGEEAPDEDEAEAEDSERPGASGGARGGGGGGGGGAGPGSCGGPGGALTRRAVTLRVLLKDALLEPGAGVLSIYYLGKKFVGDLQPDGRIVWQETGQVFNSPSAWATHCKKLVNPAKKSGCGWASVKYKGQKLDKYKAAWLRRNQLHIPAAAADESPASEGEEEELMMEEEEEEVLTGASAEDKSRRPPVKGPSEPVHPEATPPGKRVENKIRVPVRYCMLGSRDSARNPHTLVEVTSFAAINKFQPFNVAISSNVLFLLDFHSHLTRSQVVGYLGGRWDINSQMLTVLRAFPCRSRLGDADTAAAMEEEIYQSLLLRGLSLVGWYHSHPYSPALPSLQDIDAQMDYQLRLQGSSNGFQPCLALLCSPYYSGNPGPESKISPFWVMPPPEQRPSDYGIPMDVEMAYVQDGFLTNDVLHEMMLLVEFYKGAPDLVRFQEPWNQEHTYLDKLKISLASRTPKDQGLCHVLEQVYSVLRQGS